A region from the Sulfurivermis fontis genome encodes:
- the cysQ gene encoding 3'(2'),5'-bisphosphate nucleotidase CysQ produces MSQHPHNDPCNLLTPAIEIAIEAGRKIMEIYESDFAVEHKDDSTPLTAADTAAHHIIDAGLRELTPDLPILSEECADIPYSERAAWRRYWLVDPLDGTREFVKRNGEFTVNIALVEDHMPLLGIIYAPVLGVYYYACHGQGAWKRDAVNQPVRLHCRRWTGNRAVIAGSRSHRGAAMETFLANLGEYELIPMGSALKSCLVAEGKADIYPRLGPTSEWDTAAAQCIVEEAGGRITDTAMRPLRYNTKDSLLNPYFFAYGDATVDWSQYL; encoded by the coding sequence ATGAGTCAGCACCCTCATAACGATCCCTGCAACCTGCTGACGCCGGCCATCGAGATCGCCATCGAGGCCGGGCGCAAGATCATGGAGATCTACGAGAGCGACTTCGCCGTCGAGCACAAGGACGACAGCACGCCGCTCACCGCCGCCGACACCGCCGCCCACCACATCATCGACGCCGGCCTGCGCGAGCTGACCCCGGACCTGCCCATCCTCTCCGAGGAATGCGCCGACATCCCCTACAGCGAACGTGCCGCCTGGCGGCGCTACTGGCTGGTGGACCCGCTGGACGGCACCCGTGAATTCGTCAAGCGCAACGGCGAGTTCACCGTCAACATCGCCCTCGTCGAAGACCATATGCCCTTGCTCGGCATCATCTACGCGCCGGTCTTGGGTGTGTACTACTACGCCTGCCACGGCCAGGGCGCCTGGAAGCGGGATGCCGTCAACCAGCCGGTGCGCCTGCACTGCCGCCGCTGGACCGGCAACCGCGCCGTCATCGCCGGCAGCCGTTCGCACCGCGGCGCCGCGATGGAGACCTTTCTCGCCAATCTGGGGGAATATGAACTGATACCGATGGGCAGCGCGCTGAAGTCCTGCCTGGTGGCCGAGGGCAAGGCCGACATCTACCCGCGCCTCGGCCCCACCTCGGAATGGGACACCGCCGCGGCGCAGTGCATCGTGGAAGAGGCCGGCGGCCGCATCACCGACACCGCCATGCGGCCGCTGCGCTACAACACCAAGGACTCGCTGCTCAATCCCTACTTCTTCGCCTACGGCGACGCCACGGTGGACTGGTCGCAGTATCTGTAG
- a CDS encoding ABC transporter substrate-binding protein gives MPALALLFCLLAMPLLAVAELPRVLVVGGENTYHWAVFAAMRQALARDSAHYELVYRTVEQYRSDSGSRPVLRVAVGVAAARTLSAAREDAPLLCVLLPRDDYLALARSAGTEMSGLFLEQPLSRYLALLRLALPQRDQVGAVLGPVSAALAADLRQAGERQRLQITTASITAERELTAAMEQVMRPSGVLLALPDPVVVNADTARTLIMTAYHRGIALVGYSQALAKAGALMAVHSTPEQFGQDAGEMVRAALSASPVHLPPARHPAYFTVSVNYQVARALELNLPPEDRLAALVRQQEVAQ, from the coding sequence ATGCCTGCGCTGGCGCTGCTGTTTTGTCTGCTGGCCATGCCGCTGCTGGCTGTCGCCGAGTTGCCTCGTGTGTTGGTGGTGGGGGGAGAAAATACCTATCATTGGGCCGTATTTGCCGCCATGCGCCAGGCCCTTGCGCGCGATAGCGCGCACTATGAACTGGTCTACCGCACCGTCGAGCAGTATCGATCCGACAGCGGCAGCAGGCCTGTCTTGCGGGTGGCGGTGGGTGTGGCCGCGGCACGCACACTGAGCGCTGCGCGGGAGGACGCGCCGCTGCTTTGCGTGTTGTTGCCGCGGGATGATTATCTGGCACTAGCGCGGTCTGCGGGCACGGAAATGAGCGGCCTGTTCCTCGAACAGCCATTGTCGCGTTACCTGGCCCTGTTACGTCTGGCCTTGCCGCAGCGCGATCAGGTCGGTGCCGTACTTGGGCCGGTGTCCGCTGCGTTGGCCGCTGACTTGCGCCAGGCCGGTGAGCGGCAGCGGCTGCAGATCACGACGGCGAGCATCACCGCCGAGCGCGAACTGACCGCGGCCATGGAGCAGGTGATGCGACCGTCGGGGGTGCTGCTGGCGCTGCCCGATCCGGTCGTCGTCAATGCCGACACGGCGCGTACTTTGATCATGACGGCCTATCACCGGGGCATTGCCCTGGTGGGGTATTCCCAGGCCCTGGCCAAGGCAGGTGCCCTGATGGCAGTGCATTCAACACCGGAACAGTTCGGTCAGGATGCGGGTGAGATGGTGCGGGCGGCTCTGTCGGCCAGCCCGGTACATCTGCCGCCAGCGCGCCATCCGGCCTATTTCACGGTTTCGGTGAATTATCAGGTCGCGCGGGCGCTGGAGCTGAATCTGCCGCCGGAAGACCGACTGGCTGCCCTGGTGCGGCAGCAGGAGGTGGCGCAATGA
- a CDS encoding response regulator — MKTWSITRKVLLLALVPGTVIALTLSAYFTSLQLQALDRALREEGSVLATQFAPASEYGVVSGNQEMLARLATSMLQRRDVVWIGVRDTQGAVYQQVGQVRFDWHNIATNPDADGVCAESRKSLLFCAPIRKTRLQVSDFPDVNQEHSGNDIIGWVFVEMSTEANARRRVEVMAQSLVLTSLLLFITSLFAIYIGYQISRPIVAMTETVQKVARGNLDVRTQVNGGGEINSLAQGINGMIASLASGRDEMLRRIDHATAQLRETLSSLEQKNLALDEERMRAQAASHAKSQFLANMSHEIRTPLSGIIGMLGLLEKTDLQPNQRAYVTNLSLAADALHTLLNDILDLSRIEAGKLQLLEQTFSPRQLLDEVALMLACSAHEKGLDLICHTAADIPELVRGDSLRLRQVLINLVSNAIKFTESGSVVVRAFSLAGESAPDARSWVRFEVEDTGIGIPADRQQSIFDSFTQIDSSNTRRYSGSGLGTTIARELVQLMGGRIGLFSAEGQGSLFWFELPWTVEATAAIADAPAVLHGLSVVIVQQDNEGRRALQDLALRLGLNVKATADGAAVAGLIVSSAPPVLVMLVEHGREASWLELAHQLRQDKKTEHVLLCHVTFFNGDSDAVLFDGQMNKPVTLESLRDTLQALLQHQPRMSAARNGMALPTVLPAAVQRRVLLAEDNRINALVIRSFLEQAGHRVVWVENGADALAMLARGHFDLVLMDMRMPQVDGLEATRRWRMEEPAGQRTPIVALTANATVEDRERCLAAGMDAFLSKPVEQEQLLALLERLG, encoded by the coding sequence ATGAAGACCTGGAGCATTACACGAAAGGTGTTGCTGCTCGCCCTGGTGCCGGGGACGGTCATTGCCCTCACGCTGTCGGCCTATTTCACCTCCCTGCAGCTGCAGGCTCTGGACCGCGCCCTGCGCGAGGAAGGTTCCGTGCTGGCCACACAGTTCGCGCCGGCGAGCGAATATGGTGTGGTGTCGGGCAACCAGGAGATGCTGGCGCGCCTGGCGACATCCATGCTGCAGCGCCGTGACGTCGTATGGATCGGTGTGCGTGATACCCAGGGCGCGGTGTATCAGCAGGTGGGCCAGGTGCGTTTTGACTGGCATAACATCGCGACCAATCCGGATGCCGATGGTGTCTGTGCCGAATCCCGGAAGTCGCTGTTGTTTTGCGCACCGATACGCAAGACCCGCCTCCAGGTGAGCGACTTTCCGGATGTGAACCAGGAGCACTCCGGGAACGATATCATCGGTTGGGTGTTCGTGGAAATGTCCACCGAGGCCAATGCCCGGCGCCGCGTCGAGGTCATGGCCCAGTCGCTGGTGCTGACCAGCCTGTTGCTGTTCATTACCAGCCTGTTTGCCATCTACATCGGTTACCAGATATCCCGTCCCATCGTTGCCATGACCGAAACGGTGCAAAAGGTGGCGCGCGGTAACCTCGACGTGCGCACCCAGGTCAACGGCGGCGGTGAAATCAATTCGCTGGCTCAGGGCATAAACGGCATGATTGCCTCGTTGGCCTCCGGGCGTGACGAAATGTTGCGGCGCATCGATCACGCCACGGCACAACTGCGCGAGACCCTCTCGTCCCTGGAGCAGAAGAATCTTGCCCTGGATGAGGAGCGCATGCGGGCCCAGGCCGCCAGTCATGCCAAGAGCCAGTTTCTGGCCAACATGAGCCATGAAATACGCACGCCGCTGAGTGGCATCATCGGCATGCTGGGCTTGCTGGAGAAAACCGATTTGCAGCCCAATCAACGCGCCTATGTAACCAATCTGTCACTGGCGGCCGATGCGTTGCATACCCTGCTCAACGACATCCTCGATCTGTCGCGCATCGAGGCCGGCAAGCTGCAGCTCCTGGAACAGACCTTTTCACCCCGCCAGTTGCTGGACGAGGTGGCGTTGATGCTGGCCTGTTCGGCGCATGAGAAAGGACTCGATCTAATCTGTCATACGGCCGCAGATATCCCGGAGTTGGTGCGCGGCGACTCCCTGCGCCTGCGCCAGGTACTGATCAATCTGGTGTCCAATGCCATCAAGTTCACTGAGTCCGGTTCGGTGGTGGTGCGCGCCTTCTCCTTGGCAGGGGAATCTGCCCCGGATGCCCGCAGCTGGGTTCGTTTCGAGGTCGAGGACACCGGCATCGGCATCCCGGCCGATCGGCAACAGAGCATCTTCGACAGTTTCACCCAAATCGACTCCTCCAATACCCGCCGCTACAGCGGCAGTGGTTTGGGCACCACCATCGCCCGTGAACTGGTTCAACTGATGGGCGGACGGATAGGCTTGTTCAGTGCCGAGGGGCAGGGCAGCCTGTTCTGGTTCGAGTTGCCGTGGACCGTGGAGGCAACGGCTGCGATAGCAGATGCGCCGGCCGTGCTGCACGGCCTGTCTGTGGTGATCGTCCAGCAGGACAATGAGGGGCGGCGTGCCCTGCAAGATCTGGCGCTACGCCTCGGGCTGAATGTGAAGGCCACGGCGGACGGAGCCGCAGTGGCAGGGTTGATTGTGTCCAGCGCACCACCGGTGCTGGTGATGCTGGTGGAGCACGGTCGCGAAGCGTCCTGGCTGGAACTGGCGCACCAGTTGCGCCAGGACAAGAAGACGGAACATGTTTTGCTCTGTCACGTGACATTCTTCAATGGTGACAGCGACGCCGTTCTATTCGACGGCCAGATGAACAAGCCGGTGACACTGGAGTCGCTGCGTGACACGTTGCAAGCGCTGTTGCAGCATCAGCCCCGGATGAGTGCCGCCCGCAACGGGATGGCGCTGCCCACGGTGTTGCCCGCGGCAGTACAGCGCCGGGTGCTGCTGGCGGAGGATAACCGCATAAATGCCCTGGTAATCCGCAGTTTTCTGGAACAGGCCGGTCATCGCGTCGTTTGGGTTGAGAACGGTGCCGATGCGCTGGCGATGCTGGCGCGCGGTCATTTTGACCTGGTGCTGATGGACATGCGCATGCCGCAGGTGGATGGCCTGGAGGCCACACGGCGCTGGCGCATGGAAGAGCCGGCCGGGCAGCGCACGCCCATTGTCGCGCTTACGGCCAATGCCACGGTCGAAGATCGGGAGCGCTGCCTGGCGGCAGGAATGGATGCATTTCTGTCCAAGCCGGTGGAACAGGAACAGCTGCTGGCGTTGCTGGAACGACTGGGCTAG
- a CDS encoding TonB-dependent receptor plug domain-containing protein, with protein MGSTNNNRVKVLGALLGLAAWTGHAQAADELDLALGEQDFFAELPVILTATRLPQQRADVPAAVTVIDRQMIEAAGVTDIPSLFRLVAGFQVGHDRESRVTVTYHGASDQFSRRMQVLVDGRSIYTPITGGVDWVDLPVSLEDIARIEVTRGPNGVAYGANAFLGIINIITFHPADVQGFAFKTTLGEDQYRKGTMRYAGTEGALDYRLTVEQREDSGHTDLNWDNGALKAANDDQRTTALTLRADYRATVNDYLTFHVGESRGPRERGYGPSEDDPIRWQQSHGDYQQLRWKHIHSSTEEFSVQVYRNYQLHSDGVVADIPPFVLGLDYTIETERYNLEFEHLFAPADDWRLAWGAEARIDYSRAPGYLGTPDAYKHNLYRLFANGEWQPDERWTVNVGALVEHNEFNRSNTSPRLAVNYRVDEAHYLRASYTEAYRTPAVFEQRADAAVLLQQPFPPLPAGTAMDQIYYSAGNLRPEHMTSYELGFGSYAADRRVGYEIKLYREEIRDVIAPYIDPAQTQDELMNFGAYKFTNDGSTNITGFEIQARVQPTDASLISLAYAYAHARGYTLDRVTPDEYIDMSVATPEHTLSLLLASRLSADWHGSLGLYHVTNFEWPGAGDPVSFTTADATLRKQFRNNGAEGAMFFTVRDLLGPYYDYVNDVFLEKRVYFGIELQVP; from the coding sequence GTGGGGAGCACAAATAACAACAGGGTTAAAGTCCTCGGTGCATTGCTGGGATTGGCGGCATGGACCGGCCACGCGCAGGCGGCGGACGAACTGGATTTGGCGCTCGGCGAGCAGGATTTCTTTGCCGAGCTGCCGGTAATCCTCACTGCCACACGTCTGCCGCAGCAGCGTGCCGACGTGCCGGCGGCGGTGACCGTTATCGATCGGCAGATGATTGAGGCGGCCGGCGTGACCGATATCCCCTCGCTGTTCCGGCTGGTGGCCGGTTTTCAGGTGGGCCATGACCGCGAGTCGCGGGTGACGGTGACCTATCACGGCGCCAGCGACCAGTTTTCCCGCCGCATGCAGGTGCTGGTGGACGGGCGCTCCATCTATACCCCCATCACCGGCGGCGTCGACTGGGTCGACCTGCCGGTATCGCTGGAGGATATCGCCCGCATCGAGGTGACGCGGGGCCCCAATGGCGTGGCCTATGGCGCCAACGCCTTCCTCGGCATCATCAACATCATCACCTTCCATCCGGCCGATGTGCAGGGCTTTGCCTTCAAGACTACGCTGGGCGAGGACCAGTACCGCAAGGGCACCATGCGCTATGCCGGCACTGAAGGTGCCCTGGACTATCGCCTTACCGTGGAGCAGCGTGAGGACAGCGGCCATACCGATCTCAATTGGGATAATGGTGCGCTCAAGGCGGCCAATGACGATCAGCGCACCACGGCGCTGACCCTGCGTGCCGACTACCGCGCCACGGTGAATGACTATCTGACCTTCCATGTCGGCGAGAGCCGCGGGCCGCGGGAGCGTGGCTATGGGCCGTCGGAGGATGATCCCATCCGTTGGCAGCAGTCCCATGGCGATTATCAGCAGTTGCGCTGGAAACACATCCACAGTTCGACGGAAGAGTTCAGCGTGCAGGTTTACCGCAACTACCAGCTGCACTCGGACGGCGTGGTGGCGGATATCCCGCCGTTTGTGCTCGGCCTGGACTACACCATCGAAACCGAGCGCTACAACCTGGAGTTCGAGCACCTGTTCGCCCCGGCGGATGACTGGCGTCTGGCCTGGGGTGCCGAGGCGCGTATCGACTACAGCCGCGCCCCCGGTTATCTGGGCACGCCCGATGCCTACAAGCACAATCTGTATCGCCTCTTCGCCAATGGTGAGTGGCAGCCGGATGAGCGCTGGACCGTCAACGTCGGTGCCCTGGTGGAGCACAATGAATTCAATCGCAGCAACACCTCGCCGCGTCTGGCTGTGAACTACCGCGTCGATGAGGCGCATTATCTGCGTGCCAGCTATACCGAGGCCTACCGCACCCCGGCGGTGTTCGAGCAGCGGGCCGATGCCGCCGTGCTGCTGCAGCAGCCCTTTCCGCCGCTGCCGGCCGGTACGGCCATGGATCAGATCTATTACAGCGCCGGCAACCTGCGGCCGGAGCACATGACCTCCTATGAGCTGGGCTTCGGCAGCTATGCGGCCGACCGCCGGGTGGGGTACGAAATCAAGCTGTACCGCGAGGAAATACGTGACGTCATCGCCCCGTATATCGACCCGGCACAGACCCAGGACGAGTTGATGAACTTCGGTGCGTACAAATTCACCAATGACGGCAGCACCAACATCACCGGTTTCGAGATCCAGGCCCGCGTCCAGCCGACGGACGCCAGCCTGATCAGCCTGGCCTATGCCTATGCCCATGCCAGGGGATATACGCTGGACCGCGTCACGCCCGATGAATATATCGACATGTCGGTGGCGACACCGGAGCACACCCTGAGCCTGTTGCTGGCCAGCCGTCTGTCTGCCGACTGGCATGGCAGCCTGGGGCTGTACCATGTCACCAACTTCGAGTGGCCCGGTGCCGGTGATCCGGTCAGCTTTACGACTGCCGATGCCACCCTGCGCAAGCAGTTCAGGAATAATGGTGCGGAAGGCGCCATGTTCTTCACGGTGCGCGATCTGCTCGGCCCCTACTATGATTACGTGAATGACGTGTTTCTCGAGAAGCGCGTCTACTTCGGCATCGAATTGCAGGTGCCCTGA
- the rhlB gene encoding ATP-dependent RNA helicase RhlB, translating to MSETHLTDTRFTDFDLPASLLQGIEEAGFSNCTPIQANTLPLSLQGIDVAGQAQTGTGKTAAFLIAVYNHLLRDPGAPTRRINQPRALILAPTRELAIQIHHDAAILGRYTGLKLGLAYGGTGYEQQRSTIEQGVDILIGTPGRLIDYFKQHVFDLKAIQVMVVDEADRMFDLGFIADLRYMLRRMPPPHQRLSMLFSATLSLRVTELAYEHMNNPTLVEVEPDKVTADRVKQEMYFPASNEKIPLLLGLLHKLRPTRAIVFVNTKRAADRVWAYLEGNGYKTAILSGDVPQQKRQRLLAQFESGAFPMLVATDVAARGLHIPDVTHVFNYDLPQDAEDYVHRIGRTARAGASGEAISFACEEYAFSLMDIEAYVGHKIPVSSISSELLREPLPPVKSEHRRHPDKRGGPRRSGGGGGRRRR from the coding sequence ATGAGCGAAACGCATCTGACGGACACCCGCTTCACGGACTTCGATCTCCCGGCATCGTTGCTGCAAGGTATTGAAGAAGCTGGATTTTCAAACTGCACGCCAATTCAGGCCAATACCCTGCCCTTGTCCTTGCAAGGCATCGATGTGGCCGGGCAGGCGCAAACGGGCACCGGCAAGACCGCCGCCTTCCTGATTGCGGTCTACAACCACCTGCTGCGCGATCCCGGTGCGCCGACGCGGCGCATCAATCAACCGCGGGCACTGATTTTGGCCCCGACGCGTGAACTGGCGATCCAGATTCACCACGACGCTGCCATTCTCGGCCGCTACACCGGCCTCAAGCTCGGCCTGGCCTACGGCGGCACCGGTTACGAACAGCAGCGCAGCACCATCGAACAGGGCGTGGATATCCTCATCGGCACACCCGGCCGCCTGATCGACTATTTCAAGCAGCATGTCTTCGATCTGAAGGCCATCCAGGTGATGGTGGTGGACGAGGCGGACCGCATGTTCGACCTCGGCTTCATCGCCGATCTGCGCTACATGCTGCGGCGCATGCCTCCGCCACACCAGCGCCTCAGCATGCTGTTCTCCGCCACCCTGTCGTTGCGCGTGACGGAGCTGGCCTACGAACACATGAACAACCCCACCCTGGTGGAGGTGGAGCCGGACAAGGTCACCGCCGATCGGGTCAAGCAGGAGATGTATTTTCCCGCCAGCAATGAAAAGATTCCGCTGCTGCTCGGCCTGTTGCACAAATTGCGGCCGACGCGTGCCATCGTTTTCGTCAATACCAAGCGCGCCGCGGATCGTGTATGGGCCTATCTGGAAGGCAACGGTTACAAGACCGCCATCCTCTCCGGCGACGTGCCGCAGCAAAAACGCCAGCGCCTGCTGGCCCAGTTCGAATCCGGTGCGTTCCCCATGCTGGTCGCCACCGACGTGGCGGCACGCGGCCTGCACATCCCCGACGTCACCCACGTATTCAACTACGACCTGCCGCAGGATGCCGAGGACTACGTACATCGCATCGGCCGCACCGCGCGGGCCGGCGCCAGCGGCGAGGCGATCAGCTTTGCCTGCGAGGAATACGCCTTCTCGCTGATGGACATCGAGGCCTATGTCGGCCACAAGATCCCGGTCAGCAGCATCAGCAGCGAGTTGCTGCGCGAACCGCTGCCACCGGTGAAGTCGGAACACCGCCGCCATCCCGACAAGCGCGGCGGCCCGCGCCGCTCCGGTGGCGGCGGAGGCCGTCGTCGCCGCTAG
- the nudE gene encoding ADP compounds hydrolase NudE yields the protein MREKPRILHTKTLVQTRLFRIEQVDLRFSNGVETRFERLIGGPRGAVLIVPLLDDDTVLLIREYAAGVDRYELGLPKGRIEGEESIVDAANREIMEEIGYGARHLHHLTSLSLAPGYLGHTTHVVLARGLYPHKVPGDEPEEIEVVPWPLERLTELLQQDDFTEARSIAALFLTREHLQHESAPS from the coding sequence ATGCGCGAAAAACCCAGGATTCTGCATACCAAGACGCTGGTTCAGACGCGCCTGTTCCGTATCGAGCAGGTCGACCTGCGTTTTTCCAACGGCGTCGAGACCCGCTTCGAGCGGCTCATCGGCGGCCCGCGCGGCGCCGTCCTCATCGTCCCCCTGCTCGACGACGACACCGTGCTGCTGATCCGCGAGTACGCCGCCGGGGTGGACCGTTACGAGCTGGGCCTGCCCAAGGGCCGCATCGAGGGCGAGGAGTCCATTGTCGATGCCGCCAACCGCGAGATCATGGAAGAGATCGGCTACGGCGCCCGCCACCTGCACCACCTCACCTCCCTCTCCCTGGCGCCGGGCTACCTCGGCCACACCACCCATGTGGTGCTGGCGCGCGGCCTCTATCCGCACAAGGTGCCGGGCGACGAACCGGAAGAGATCGAGGTGGTGCCCTGGCCGCTTGAGCGCCTGACAGAACTATTACAACAAGATGATTTCACCGAGGCACGCAGCATCGCTGCGCTGTTCCTCACCCGGGAGCACCTTCAGCATGAGTCAGCACCCTCATAA
- a CDS encoding YkgJ family cysteine cluster protein — protein sequence MSAENKCSLCRNSKCCTYITQQIDTPRSMHDFDHLLWQISHHNVCIYKDEDGWYLLVNTPCRHLLPGGGCGIYEERPDICRQHSNDYCEYDAPAEDSFKKFFDSYESLLAYCRKRFKKWDKRFKKSK from the coding sequence ATGTCCGCCGAAAACAAGTGCAGCCTCTGCCGCAACTCCAAATGTTGTACTTATATCACCCAGCAGATCGATACGCCGCGCTCGATGCACGACTTCGACCACCTGCTGTGGCAGATTTCGCATCATAACGTTTGCATCTACAAGGATGAAGACGGCTGGTATCTGCTGGTCAACACCCCCTGCCGTCACCTGCTGCCGGGTGGAGGCTGCGGCATCTACGAGGAGCGCCCCGACATCTGCCGCCAGCATTCCAACGACTATTGCGAGTACGACGCCCCGGCGGAAGACAGTTTCAAGAAGTTCTTCGACAGCTACGAAAGCCTGCTGGCCTACTGCCGCAAGCGCTTCAAGAAGTGGGACAAGCGTTTCAAGAAGAGCAAATAG
- the yrfG gene encoding GMP/IMP nucleotidase — protein sequence MTISATQPMPWEEIDTVLLDMDGTLLDLNFDTYFWTEHVPQRYAEKNGIAPEQAKAQLYPRFHAVAGTMDWYCLDYWTRELGLDIALLKEEVDHLIAVHPQVPEFLERLRGMDKRVVLVTNAHMKSLALKMERTRLAGHFDAIVCSHDFRLPKEDPAFWERMQQREPFAPRRTLLVDDSLPVLRAAQSYGIAHLRAVSKPDSRQPLREVTEFPAIADFGDIMPLAE from the coding sequence ATGACCATTTCCGCTACCCAACCCATGCCCTGGGAGGAGATCGACACTGTCCTGCTCGACATGGACGGTACCCTGCTCGATCTCAATTTCGACACCTATTTCTGGACCGAGCATGTGCCGCAGCGCTATGCCGAGAAGAACGGTATTGCCCCGGAGCAGGCCAAGGCCCAGCTCTATCCCCGTTTTCACGCGGTGGCGGGAACCATGGACTGGTACTGCCTGGATTACTGGACACGCGAGCTGGGGCTGGATATCGCCCTGCTCAAGGAGGAGGTGGACCACCTCATTGCGGTGCATCCGCAGGTGCCGGAGTTTCTGGAACGGCTGCGGGGGATGGACAAGCGGGTGGTGCTGGTGACCAATGCTCACATGAAAAGCCTGGCGCTGAAGATGGAGCGCACCCGCCTGGCCGGGCATTTCGACGCCATCGTCTGTTCCCACGATTTCCGCCTGCCCAAGGAGGATCCGGCGTTCTGGGAGCGCATGCAGCAGCGCGAACCCTTCGCGCCCCGCCGTACCCTGCTGGTGGATGACAGCCTGCCGGTGCTGCGTGCCGCCCAGAGCTACGGTATCGCCCACCTGCGCGCGGTGAGCAAGCCGGACAGCCGCCAGCCGTTGCGTGAGGTGACCGAATTTCCCGCCATCGCCGATTTCGGCGATATCATGCCGCTGGCGGAATAG